Sequence from the Rutidosis leptorrhynchoides isolate AG116_Rl617_1_P2 chromosome 3, CSIRO_AGI_Rlap_v1, whole genome shotgun sequence genome:
CTTGTTCCAACCGATAACATGATTAGGGCAAAAGAAATCAGAGGAAATAAGGATGTGCAGGTTTCAGCTAACAACAGGGTTGCTTGTGCTACTATTCCTGCGAATTTTGCTAATGAAGGGTATGAGGATTTGGTATTGTTCATGCGAAATCACCCTTTAAAGGAGGCTTTCTTCAAGACAACTATCATGTTTTCAGAGATGTTAGGCGAATTTTGGTATACCTGTGTTGGAAACAGAGAAGCGAGATCTATCACTGGTACTTATAGAGATGGTAACAATTCTTTAACTATTACTGAAAATCATTTAAGAATTGCTTTGAATCTTCCTGTACAGGATAACTTTGTTAGAACTGTGTCAAGGTCTGCTGTGAGATCTTGTTTTCCTATGGTTGGTCAGCCTGTAACTAATTCTTCtataaagattagtatgttctcTCCAAGGTGGATGTTTTTGTTATCGAATGTCATTAGAAGTTTGAGCTTCAAATGTGGTAGTCTGACTGAGGTTAATGATTATGAGGCACATCTGTTTCATGCAATAGTCACAGGAAGGAATATTGATTTTGCTCGTTTAATCTTCAATGAGCTCTTGGTTCTCACTGAAAAAACTCCAAGAGATCATAATGTGCCTTTTATCAGGTTTTTAAGTTTGATGTTTGAACAAGCTATGACAACTGCTTTGTATGATGGGCTTAAAGTGTTTCGTGTGTATGAGTATACTTTTATTCCAGAATGCAGTGTCAGAATGTTTCACAACCACATTGTGAATGATCAAGAGGTAGCTCTTACTCCTGCTATGTTGCATTGGGTCAATCTGGGCCGTGCAGACCAACCTATAGAttctgagcaatcagggtctgcaggggcatcttcttcagaatctgagcaatcagggtctgcagAAGGTCACAACAATGGTCAACCATCTTTAGAATAtgagcaatcagattctacccccacacaaactccaccccatgttgttttacaaacagagcaggctgaagacatgggtgaggaaatcccacctcactctaacccatcttcacccactgctGCTGAGCAAATTACCCACTCAACCCACCTTATGAACCCACCAGTTCATATTGAGAATACCACCATATCTAAAACCTTAGATACTACGTCACTTGTGGATTCACCTCAAAAATTCACTAGGAAGAGTGCTGCACGTACTGCTCtaccacctctgctagaggttggtgagaggAGTACTTTGACCCAACCTGAACCTGGTAGGTTAGTTAACTTGGATACCCACACTACAGTCACTGAGAAAACCCACTCGgttgacttacatgaagaagtcccaatcctgaactcaaataaccaaatccaaaACCCAACTGCAATGGCCAAGCCAACTTttaccccagacttaagtctgcCACTACCTACCCAAAATATTCCATCCTTACACcttcttgcacaggctgccaatatcacactcatgtcacagggtgagatacaggcatcaaaatcttctatgtccaaagatcagctttctttacaacaggaaggctgtgaggacataccaaccctacccttatcttctggcactacttctcagactgaggcaccagtcaccatggttggcctgcatcaggctttgaccaagttgactaaggagtttgatgacaagctctctgatgtgcagtctaagattaataatcttaactttaataataattttgtttcaaaagatgagctgatggaggtaaggaggttggttggggatatgcagggATTGACTAGTACAGGTGGTTCAGGGTCTGTTACAGAAATTACACACAGGTTGGCTGAGCTGGAGAAACGAatggttggtgttgatgaactgagacaatgctttactgggtttgcttctgatatttgttccctcaaaaatcaacagactgaaatttggaaggtcatatcttctctgcctttagatgatgtcaaaaagggggagaaaagaaagaggtcAGATGATGCAGGTATTGCAGATGCAGGTTTTGCAAGTGTCGAGGGGGAGCAATCTAAGAGGACTCACATTGAGGGGGAGCAACAAATTGAGGGGGAGAATGTTGTTGATAAGGGTACTGGTACTTCTAGTAATGTTGTGGTTACTGCTACTCAAAGAGCAGATGGTGATCTAAGGGCTCAGATGAATAAGAGATTTAGGTTCAGAAGATATGAAGGTGATGttgtcaaggttgaggttgataaatCTGAATTTGAAGGTGTAACTTTACTGCTAACAATGACACACTTACCAGATAGGAGGTTAAGAGTTAAAATAAATCAAATTGTTCGTTTGGGTTTTTGTGAGTGGAAAGGCATAGCTGTGTGTATCAAGGAGTATGCAGGAGATCAAGTTGTTGTGAAAGAAGTGTTGAAGAGAGTTTATATGCTGGTACATTTGgtgtttgaagaagggtttataagtttTAAGGATTATGAGGTATTTTGTGGAATGTTTGATCTAGAGATGAAAGAAAGAAGAGCTAAGGGACATGTTGAAAGGTATGATGTTCCTGAACATTTAAAGTTTGTTGATGAAAagtatgttgagtatttggatggCTTGATGTTTAAAACAAATGGAAATCAAAGGATGTTGATTAGGGTTGATCAGTTTGAAGGGGCTAGTATTGAGATGTTGATCAGTTTATTATCCAGATGTGAGACAGAGCAAACTTTTCCTTTTAGGGTTCAATTGTTGAATCACTTGTATAGCAAGCTGAATATGTTGAAGAAAATTCCTCACATGAAGAACAAGTGTAAGCTTATCGAAAATGAGTATGCTAAGGTGATTAATTAGGTGtacaggttgttttgacatcatcagatagggagagattgttgggaaaatgaaaatctgatgagtcaaaagcatgCTAGAATCTGGAgaattagagtctgaagttgcagactctggtgTTTACTGAAGTCAGCGGTTTGAGATTTCTTGATGCATAAGCTAatgaatattctggagatatgtttaaagtttaagaagatttgttttgattcggttttatcgaatattctggagatatgtttaaagtttaagaagatttgttttgattcgGTTTTATCTTCAGAAGATTAACTTTAGAGTTATTtgcatattagtttagtttttaagtttatctttaccttatttatagctaagttgttttggaaaccaaatctttaGATTTGGTTTTTTCTGTATAAATAGGGTCGTATGGTTTGCTTTGAACTTGCATCTTTGCACGATCAACATTATCAATTTTATATTtcattatcgtgttctctcaattcttgcactaataattcttatttattgtttaattgagagtctggtgttcatagttcaattactgtgaactaatagatTATTTGCCACTTAAAAAATGAGTGGTGTAGTGGAAAGAATGATGATGACTTCCGTACCTGTTGTGATGGGTGTTCAAAACCTGATTTTATATCCATACTTAAATACATTATTTCTATATGTTTTTCAACATGCTCTATACTCTTAATTTTACTGAAGGTTTGATTTTAACGAAACTGAACCAACATTATTACTTTAGTAGCCATCAACGAATAGAATACATCCAATATGAAACACATTAAATATGATCGCAGCTCACATGTTACGAAGTTTTTATATCCATACTTAAATACATTATTTCTATATGTTTTTCAACATGCTAATATTTTGCTTTCACCACTTTGATATCCCTTGCCTAGAATTTTGAGTTGTAGAGGGTATGGATTGAATTTTCACAGTGAAAGAATTTGAGTTTTTACAGCGAGTTACTCAAATTCATCAAGATCTACAATATAGAGCAGGATAATAAACACATAATTACATATGGAGCAGCGTCATTAAAACTTATAGCTACATATATGAAGAAAAAACACCTCAAacccaacttgattatattacataTGTATGTATTTATGGTTACTGTAACTCAGCCAATGAGTGCATTTCTAGACAAAAGGTGAGCGTTTATCACATTTTTTAAGATGCTCATGTTTGATATTCTTGTTTAATTGAAAGCCAACAAGACTTATTAGCGCCAAAGTTTCATATAAGCTATTTGTAATTTCGGATATTCGGGtgtccgaatatccgaaaattttgaaaagtgccatccgatatccgaatccgaaaaaccggatatccgatttttcggatattttcggatcggattttcAGATTATTCGGATTGCGGATTCGGATTCGGATTTTATGAACACCCCTGGTGATGATCGATTTTTCTTGGAGAAGAACAAGAAATCCATGTGTTATCAAGCGTAGAGTTTTTCTAGTTAAAGTGGCAAACTCCTGATATGTGTGTTGTTAGTAGGAGAAACCGAAGAGATGAACAACTGGAGCCCGAAATTGAAGTGTTTGATTTGAATGATGATCAACTACCAAACCCAATCCAAACGATTATTTGGTGATGATCACCTCCCGCGCCTACCTAGAAAATCAAGAAAATCACAGAAAACATCCTCTCGTTCCATGCCTATATCTCACGAGTCGAAGTCAGTTGAGTGGACGTTAGATAACGTCTCAAAAGGAAAGAAAGATACTGCAAGCGCAAGGATATCGTAGCGCAAATTAGGATTTAGGCAATTAAGACGGAAGACTTGACGGAAGAAGGTTGGAAGGCGattgaaaagaagaagagaaagactCAACGGGAGATGGTAGTGACTGATTCATACTCGGAGTAGTTTATGTTAAAGAATTTACAGTAGTATTTATCGTTATCGTATTTTATGTTAAAGAATTTACACTGCATTGAACTCTCAACCTCTAACAAAGAGGTTATGAATCATTACTACTGAACTAAAAACACAAGGATGTTCCTTCTATTTTTTTAGTCTTGTGTGCATTACATTATATTGATCACTTACCCTACTTCCGTAAATTGATAGAGTTTCAATACTCCggaataaattaattaaattaaaaagagTTAAGGCTACCAAATagctttatacatatttatttttgtTCTAATGTAGGCTATATATCCAGAAAAATATCAGtgtaggtcacatactttcaaaaaatgTTATAATGTAGGCTATTGGTAACCGGTTACCCGCATGTGCAGTCCCTGAAGCTAACGGACGTTAACATTTAGGCGTTTTTAGGATACGATTTCTTCATGAAAGTTGTTCTAATTCCATCACCTAACACTCGTGAACTAAAATCAAGACCGAAAATCGAGAACGGTCCAACTGAATTGTTGACCAAAATCTCATAAACTTTGACTTTTCGATCTGTTGTTCAAAGATGAATTTTAACACAGTCTATTGCAACACGAAGCTTGAAGGAGTAATCAGGAACCTGAAACTCTAATCAATTCGATCTATGAATGCTTCTTGTTAACGTCTGTTAGCCCGGGGACTGCACACGCAGGTAACCGATCACCTATAGCCTACATtagaacactttttgaaagtatgtgatgTACACTGGTATCTATTTTTCTGAGTATATAACCTACAATATTATATACGGACAAATTATATAGTACAATATTACGGATTAAAGTGGAAGTTAAAGTTATACACATTAAACTAATGATTCACTACATTAATTTTCTATAGTTTACAATGTGTGTTCTAGGCAGCCTTCTCCTTAGCTAACACAGCTGAGTACAGGCTGAGATAGTTTATATTCTCTCTGAGTCTATGACTTACAAGTATACGTTTCATTTCATCAACTTGCTTTTAATTGTTATAAACACTAGGTAAAATCATAACGAAAAAGAATATACGATCACATGAACTTTTAAACATGTCCATGAGATTTAATGTCCATATTTGACAGACCTGTTATATTAATTTCCAGCGACTAGTGGGGTGCCATCCGTTCCGTTCCGCTCAGCTCTTACATCTGGAAAGCCATCGGTACTCATCTTCATCATTCTGTCAACATGTACAATTGTGACCCATTTAGATTCGGAAAATGGCATATAGAATGCCAACCACATTAAAACGCACAAAAGGCAGCTGATCTTGGGCCAACATCTGAAACTCCTGAAATTCATTGCAGGTATTAACAATAAAGGTGACAAAATGGGCAGGTCACATGGATAGACTGAAGACATGAAACAACTGTCATCCAGTTCTTAAATCAATTCTTTTTTCTTAAACAACATGATTTAGTGTAAGTACTACGTTATATACATCTAATAATAAGTTGTACTGCTTTCTACCCATTTGGCCACACTCTTATATAAAAAAGTGACACATTTAAAAAAGATAGAAAATTAATCCAAAACCATTCATACCAATAACTCTAGTTTGTCTTCCTTTCTTCTTCTTCAGGATGTCACTCTTTTCTGATCCATTTCTAGGTATTTCAAAGCATCCTGAATACAAAGAAACTCATTTTAGCATAATACACGAATAGTAACATTTTATGTAATTTAAAATGGGCAAATCCAATGTTTAATCTTCTGTTACTATGCAATAAAAAATTAAGAGTTACTACcctataaaatcactatttttaAATCTTATACAAACTCAAAGCAAAGGAAAATCCACATATATACTCGTTCAAATATGCGTATATGACTCACCAATTTGCACTTGAGTTCATAGATTGCTTGTTGTCTCATATTTGCAAAGAACTTCAAcgactgaaaaaaaaaaaagaaagaaaaaaaaaagaaagaaaaaggacACCACTTATTAACGTGCATATAAAATGTAAATTATGTTAGATACATGCTGACTCAAACATATCACGAAAGTCAACAACTTTACTAACCCCAATTCTTTGCAACTCCAATGATTTTTGTAACGCTTCTCGTTTACTGAGGAGGTTTTTTGAAAATTTCGAAGGGCGTTTATAGTTCTTCCCACGGTAAATAATTATTGCATACCCAAGTTTCATTTTCTCTATTGAAACAAGTACCCCTCCACTTTCAGCTTCAAGACATTGTGCAGTGTACAAGATCCTTGAAAACGCACGTTGCATTGTTATCACTTTTACTATCTCCCTATGTTTCCAATGTTGATGCAAACCTTCAATTACACCATCATATACACCTCGGCGCCCTAtaattcaaaataaataaatatcatcTATTAACAAATAATCCCCTGAATTTCATTTCTTACTATTATTATCAGGATTTTGCTAACGACATCCCTATTAACACGCTTGAAACAGTTGTACATTCATGTAACCGCCACCACTAAATTAATAAGTAACCGCTATGTACGACTGTTTAAAGcacattactactactattattattatactattatttatatatatatattatatatttattttaccaaGTACTAATGTGCTATCCATCTTCAATGCCATCTTTCTTAAACACTCTCTTTCTTCACTCGTTATGATCTCTCGATCCTCATTCGGTTCAACTGGGTCCCACGCAGAGTTTAACTTAACCAACTCTTTTGAAGCTTTTCGAATCTTCATGTTAAGCTGCAAAATAAACCCTCATTAATACATCTTCACTATTTTCCATATTATACAATAAAACaaacttaacaaaaaaaaaaatccatACAATGAAATACTTGAGCTCTTGTATCCGTATTTCTTTTTCTAGTTTCATCTTCTCAACGTTAACTTGAATTTCACCTTCACTAATCTCATCCTTGATTCCCTCATGTTCTGACTGTATAATATGAAACTCTTTTAACGTACCAACGATGCTACAATCTGATACTGGTTGGTCAATATAGTCAAAGGTTTCAATTATATTAGCACGTGCAGTTTCTTCTTGTAATTGAAAACTTTCTATCTCCATTTCTCTATTGGCAACAAGGTCTGCAACATCGGGTGGAAGATAATCTTTGCCTCtgtataatataatatagaatTTATTACGTAGTAGTAACACTCCACCAGTGAGAAGCTGCAAATATCAAGATATAATCACTTTTAGTGAAGAGTAGTAATGTTGACTTTTTGGTCAAACTGATATAATCAAGAATCTTACTTTAAGTTCTGTAGCCATCTGTTCGTTGCTTGTGTTAGGAATTCCCCACTTTAATGCAATCTTTACGATATGACATTTCGACCATAACTTTAAGATAGCTGCAGCCAAGCCTTGGAGGTTTCGGTTTCTCCCTGTGCATCAAAAATcaaaaataatattataaaaatgtgTAATAAATTTTTAATGTTTGGATAAAGATAATCTGATTATCAGTACCATAACAGCTGCAGCAAAAACAATTATCAAATATACATACTCGTATATTATTATCTATTTACCCTTTATTCATTATAGAGACTTTCACTCCTATGTCATAACTTTTAAGACATCTATCACTTTCTCACAAAAAATGTCCTTCTTGGTCATTCAGCTGGATTTGATAAACCAAAATGATTAAgcgttgaatagtttaaaatttgaaTGATTCAAAGTATCTTATTGAAGCTAGGTCggaataaaaataacatttttgatAAGCATTCTAACATAGAATAATGTAAAATTACCATTAACATGAACAAAATATAATACAGTTGTTTAATAAGTGTTCTAGGGATATTAAAGGAAGATGAGGTGCTAAATGGTTACGAGACTATTCCAACTCTGAATGGTTGTACATATATTTTGGTGATTCAACGTCGTTTTTCATTGAGAGGTCACAAATAAACGCGCTGAATGCTGAAACGGTAATCATTCAAATAAGAGGTCAAACTATAATAGGCTACACACTCAAAAAAACTTATTATCACTATTCATACATATCATAAACACTTTCTAATGGAATTATCAGAAAGATAAATGTGCATACCAAGAACAAAATGCGTAGGTAAATTGTAAGCAAGCTTCCTCAAGTGAGTCAACTCATTATCAGTCAATGTCGATCTACCACTCAAAGGGTAAAGCCTTGATGGAGGTTTGTACCCGCGAACCACTTCAGGAAGCAAGTCCGCATCAACCGGCAACGGCTTCGGCATCCACCAATCAACAAACCGAGGTCCCAACCCGTCTAATAATCTATCAGCTTCCCTCTCATAAAGCGACCCTTTTACAGACATAATATCTTCATTTACATCATGCCCATCAATTGTTTCATATACCGTTCGAGTACTATATCTATTATTCGAAATGGGACTCACATCGCTATAATTGCATCCTCTATACACAACAAGAATATCCTTCTTACACCAAACCACAAACCCCCCTGTTTTAACCTGCCATCAAATTGTATTTCAGAACCTAACAACATCCATTACCAATATGATAAACAATATAACATAATAAGTGGTGCTTGGCTAAAATCGATTTAAAAGGAATACTGAAATCTCTTAGCTAACCTCAACAATTTCGCGAGCTCGATCCATATTTCGACACAATGGCATGTCAAATTTAATCATAACAAGCTCTTCAGTATTCCAAATCAATctaatttgttcaagaacactttCATTCACTCCAACTTTATTAACCTTTACCCAATTTCTCATCTTTTTAGCCTCATTTCTTAATCTTTCAAGCAATCCCTCATCAAGATTCAAATCAGCAGAAGTAACCACTTTCTCTTTTTTCGTTCTCCTAAACACCATCGTCTCCGACCTTTCCCACGGCAGTTTCCGGCGAACCCATCTCTTAtctccaccaccatcatcatcacccaAATTACCCAATTTCAAATCAAATTCAATTTCTTTTGAACTTTTCTGGGTATCCTCTAATTCTTCAAGATTATCTATACTATACAATATTTTTTTCATTGCTTGTTTCCCTCTTCCACCACTGACTTTTTGGGTCAATAAAGTTGCTGACTTTTGGTCTTTGTTATCATTAGGGGTTTTTCTGTGTTTAGGTTTAGTAAAGTCTATAACTTGATTTGGTTCAAGAACAAGAGGACCTTTCATCCATGGAGCTGTTTTTGTGGCTGAATTTAATGGGTTTGGTTTAAAGTCGTGATCTTTTTCAGGGGTAGGTGGACTGGAAGCTGAAATTGAGTTGGGGTGATTTTGTGAATTTGAGAAGTGAATGTTTTTTGGGAATTTTGAGAGCGTTGTGGGTGATAGAAACATGGTTGCTGACATTGTGATGGAAGCAAAATTCTCGCCTGCAACTTGAATTCTGAAGCTGAAAGGCAGTATGGTTCAGTGAACTTCTATCCAAGTGCAAGAAATGAAACATTTGAGATTTTTTCTATTGTTGCAGGGATGGATATTGAATTTTTTCCCCCAATAAATTAAGAATTGTTATAATTAAGTAGTTTATAACTGCCATTAATAATGTAGtctctgttataattcagtaggtttataactacctttaatggttataagaacaaagagagaaaaagagagaagaaggagagaagaaatattgatattgatatttcaagagaaatggtgcaccttaaatggttaccatacatgtctatttatagtataaaatattactatgcaagaaatataataataataaaattaacatccaatctagatattttataacacaatctagatattttataacactcccccttggatgacaattttattagagaataactattactgcctcgttaaaaaccttgctaaagaaaacccattgggataaaactttagctaagggaaaaagagtgcagcatagagttgactccccctcaaataggcaacgcctgagttgttacatcttctgaacatgtctcatgccaatattatgaacgtgtgttctgaaaatagcagttggcagtgctttggtataaagatcaacagagttgttgattgaacgtatctcattttaatctggttgtcttttacgagatcttgagtatatgagaagaatctgaggttttcatctgaaactgtatcatctaaatcttttatgtacaagtttagcccttgtgatttgtctacagtctccttcatggtttgctcaaacccttgtttcaattcctattcctttgtagtcttttctgagccttaccaacataccattcttttccatcaaacttatgaccgttaagaccgtctatggctttggcgcctcgtcagtatttatattttgttcagtcacttttgatactcttctttcatttgtattatgcaagctgcattatcttcatatatagttgttggtgaagatagttgttagtcttttatagcgttctagtccacaagaatcaataatgatttgtgtcattgatctcaaccaaacacattttcgagtagtttcatataatgcaatcacttcgtcatgatttgatgatgatgttgcaacaagtgtt
This genomic interval carries:
- the LOC139896509 gene encoding chloroplastic group IIA intron splicing facilitator CRS1, chloroplastic, which gives rise to FSFRIQVAGENFASITMSATMFLSPTTLSKFPKNIHFSNSQNHPNSISASSPPTPEKDHDFKPNPLNSATKTAPWMKGPLVLEPNQVIDFTKPKHRKTPNDNKDQKSATLLTQKVSGGRGKQAMKKILYSIDNLEELEDTQKSSKEIEFDLKLGNLGDDDGGGDKRWVRRKLPWERSETMVFRRTKKEKVVTSADLNLDEGLLERLRNEAKKMRNWVKVNKVGVNESVLEQIRLIWNTEELVMIKFDMPLCRNMDRAREIVEVKTGGFVVWCKKDILVVYRGCNYSDVSPISNNRYSTRTVYETIDGHDVNEDIMSVKGSLYEREADRLLDGLGPRFVDWWMPKPLPVDADLLPEVVRGYKPPSRLYPLSGRSTLTDNELTHLRKLAYNLPTHFVLGRNRNLQGLAAAILKLWSKCHIVKIALKWGIPNTSNEQMATELKLLTGGVLLLRNKFYIILYRGKDYLPPDVADLVANREMEIESFQLQEETARANIIETFDYIDQPVSDCSIVGTLKEFHIIQSEHEGIKDEISEGEIQVNVEKMKLEKEIRIQELKYFILNMKIRKASKELVKLNSAWDPVEPNEDREIITSEERECLRKMALKMDSTLVLGRRGVYDGVIEGLHQHWKHREIVKVITMQRAFSRILYTAQCLEAESGGVLVSIEKMKLGYAIIIYRGKNYKRPSKFSKNLLSKREALQKSLELQRIGSLKFFANMRQQAIYELKCKLDALKYLEMDQKRVTS